The following DNA comes from Celeribacter baekdonensis.
CCATGGAAGCAGCGGTTCCGACAGTGTGATGATCCCGGCCCCGAGCAGGCCGCCAATCGGCTCGACCATGCCCGTCAGCGCCGCGATGCCCCAGGCGCGCAGCTTCGGATATCCCTCGCCCAGCAGAGATACAGCGACGGCCAATCCTTCGGGCGCATTCTGAAGCCCGATTCCGACAGCAAGAGGCAGACCGCCCTCCATACCTCCGGATCCGAAGCCGACCCCAACCGCAAGGCCTTCGGGGAAGTTGTGGATCGTGATTGCGATGATGAACAGCCAGACCCGCCGCAAAGACGCCGCTTCGGGCCCTTCGCGTCCTGTCTTGAAGTGCTCGTGCGGCAGCTTTTCGTTCATCAGGGCGACAGCCCCCATTCCCAGAAGGATCGAGACGCACACGATGGCCGCAGGCATCGCGCCGTTCTCGAACATTGGCTCTGCCGCATTCAATGCCGGGATGATCAGCGAAAAGAACGAGGCTGACAGCATGACACCGGCGGCGAAGCCGAGCGACAGATCGCGCGTGGCCCGGGACGGGATGCGCCCAAACAGCACGGGAACTGCTCCGACTGCCGTGAGCGAACCGGCGGCGAGACTTCCGAGAAAGCCAAGCATTATCGGAGACAGATTTTCCATGGGCGGGCCAGATTATCCTTCGGCGTAGCTCGAAAAGACTTCCGTCGACCCGTCCTTGCGGATGAGGAAGACATCATAGGCCTCGCGGTCGTCTTCTGGCCCCATGCCGGGCGAGCCATAGGGCATCCCCGGAACAGCGAGGCCGACGGCGTCCGGGCGCTCCTCGAGAAGGCGGCGGATGTCAGCGGCCGGTACATGGCCCTCGATCACGTAGCCGTCAATGAGCGCGGTGTGGCAGGAGACCATGCGCTGCGGCACGCCGTTGTCTAGCTTGAAGCGCACGAGAAGCCCGCCGAACATGTCCTGGCCGGTCGGCACAAACCCGTTCTCTTCGAGATGGTTCATCCAAGACAGGCAACAGCCGCAACCGTTCGTCTTGCGGACCTCG
Coding sequences within:
- a CDS encoding ZIP family metal transporter, which translates into the protein MENLSPIMLGFLGSLAAGSLTAVGAVPVLFGRIPSRATRDLSLGFAAGVMLSASFFSLIIPALNAAEPMFENGAMPAAIVCVSILLGMGAVALMNEKLPHEHFKTGREGPEAASLRRVWLFIIAITIHNFPEGLAVGVGFGSGGMEGGLPLAVGIGLQNAPEGLAVAVSLLGEGYPKLRAWGIAALTGMVEPIGGLLGAGIITLSEPLLPWGLAFAAGAMLYVISHEIIPETHRSGHQNRATLGLAVGLVLMLFLDVWLG
- a CDS encoding DUF411 domain-containing protein; translation: MKRMTQALAITLALLPAAQVLAEATAIEVRKTNGCGCCLSWMNHLEENGFVPTGQDMFGGLLVRFKLDNGVPQRMVSCHTALIDGYVIEGHVPAADIRRLLEERPDAVGLAVPGMPYGSPGMGPEDDREAYDVFLIRKDGSTEVFSSYAEG